A single window of Chondrinema litorale DNA harbors:
- a CDS encoding acyltransferase family protein — protein sequence MSSKKRLPWIDYAKGIAIILVVYRHVIMGIEGSGLYDGGILKNLNEAVYSFRMPLFFILSGIFVRRSLKKRGVFGFAKYKFNTLLYTYFIWAFISISLQLIFSNYVNSNRGPIYYLYILILPGAVEPFWFLHTLFTTAILFIILEKYIKPSNNFLLIISFILYLCSGLISENWLGIKDICFYFLFYIIGILFQDFTSEGKYKDILFHKSTLWGLLPLFIINQLYWFYHSGYDDLNRFSDIESIWDKIVFIEIAVVGSFFLMSVSFFLSKSDNLKVLRIIGNHSLYIYIMHIMISSLVRTICIRFFNIDDALLLLIIGITIATFLPILVYKLTNKMGLWFLYSLENPSVKTSVQPEITPKFS from the coding sequence ATGTCATCAAAAAAAAGGTTACCATGGATAGATTATGCAAAAGGAATTGCTATTATACTTGTTGTTTATCGACATGTAATAATGGGAATAGAAGGATCTGGTTTATATGATGGAGGAATATTAAAAAATTTAAATGAAGCTGTTTATAGTTTCAGAATGCCACTTTTTTTTATATTATCTGGTATTTTTGTAAGAAGGAGTTTAAAGAAAAGAGGTGTTTTTGGATTTGCAAAATATAAATTCAATACTTTACTATATACATATTTTATTTGGGCATTTATTTCAATAAGCTTACAATTAATTTTTTCTAACTATGTAAATAGTAATAGAGGTCCTATTTATTATTTGTATATATTAATTTTACCTGGAGCCGTTGAACCTTTTTGGTTTTTACATACACTTTTTACAACTGCAATCTTATTTATTATACTTGAAAAGTATATAAAACCTTCAAATAATTTTCTACTTATAATTTCTTTTATCTTGTACTTATGCTCAGGTTTAATTTCTGAAAACTGGTTGGGTATAAAAGATATTTGTTTTTACTTCCTTTTTTATATTATTGGTATCTTGTTTCAAGATTTTACTTCAGAAGGAAAGTATAAAGATATCTTATTTCATAAATCAACATTATGGGGGCTACTCCCTTTATTTATAATTAATCAATTATACTGGTTCTATCATTCTGGTTATGACGACTTAAATAGGTTCTCTGATATTGAAAGTATATGGGACAAAATTGTTTTCATTGAAATAGCAGTTGTTGGAAGTTTTTTTCTAATGAGTGTATCTTTTTTTCTCAGTAAAAGTGATAATCTTAAAGTTTTGAGAATAATAGGAAATCATTCTCTCTATATATACATTATGCATATTATGATATCTTCTTTAGTAAGAACAATATGTATTCGTTTTTTTAATATTGATGATGCGTTGTTATTGTTAATTATAGGAATAACTATAGCTACATTTTTACCTATATTAGTATATAAATTAACTAATAAAATGGGGCTTTGGTTTTTATATTCTTTAGAGAACCCTTCAGTAAAAACTTCTGTACAACCGGAAATAACTCCTAAGTTTTCATAA